A stretch of the Streptomyces sp. NBC_00654 genome encodes the following:
- a CDS encoding adenosine deaminase, with the protein MHLPKAELHLHIEGTLEPELAFALAERNGVRLPYATTEELRTAYLFDDLQTFLDLYYALMAVLRTEDDFTELADAYLTRAAAQGVRHAEIFFDPQAHTARGVPIGTVIEGLGRALERSEETHGISTQLILCFLRDLSAASALETLEAAKPYLHRISAVGLDSAEAGHPPAKFREVYEAAGALGLRKVAHAGEEGPPEYIREALDVLGVERVDHGLRCMEDPELVRRLAADRVPLTLCPLSNVRLRAIDLLEEHPLRAMMDAGLLCTVNSDDPAYFGGYVGDTFHAVHEALALDNEHLRTLARNSFEAAFLDHDEERRARYLSEVEAYAFD; encoded by the coding sequence GTGCACCTCCCCAAGGCAGAACTCCACCTCCACATCGAAGGCACCCTCGAACCCGAGCTGGCCTTCGCGCTCGCCGAACGCAACGGGGTGCGGCTGCCGTACGCCACCACGGAAGAGCTGCGCACCGCCTACCTCTTCGACGACCTCCAGACCTTCCTCGACCTCTACTACGCGCTGATGGCGGTACTGCGGACCGAGGACGACTTCACCGAGCTCGCCGACGCCTACCTCACCCGTGCCGCCGCCCAGGGCGTACGGCACGCGGAGATCTTCTTCGACCCGCAGGCGCACACCGCGCGCGGTGTCCCGATCGGCACCGTGATCGAGGGCCTCGGCCGGGCGCTGGAGCGCAGCGAGGAGACCCACGGCATCTCCACCCAGCTGATCCTGTGCTTCCTGCGCGATCTGTCCGCCGCGTCGGCACTGGAGACCCTGGAGGCCGCGAAGCCGTATCTGCACCGGATCAGCGCCGTCGGCCTGGACTCGGCGGAGGCCGGCCACCCGCCCGCCAAGTTCCGCGAGGTCTACGAGGCCGCCGGAGCCCTCGGGCTGCGCAAGGTCGCCCACGCGGGGGAGGAGGGCCCGCCGGAGTACATCCGGGAGGCCCTGGACGTCCTCGGCGTCGAGCGCGTCGACCACGGTCTGCGCTGCATGGAGGACCCGGAGCTGGTGCGGCGGCTGGCCGCGGACCGGGTGCCGCTCACGCTCTGCCCGCTGTCCAACGTGCGGCTGCGCGCGATCGACCTCCTGGAGGAGCACCCCCTGCGGGCCATGATGGACGCCGGGCTGCTCTGCACGGTGAACTCCGACGACCCCGCCTACTTCGGCGGGTACGTCGGAGACACCTTCCACGCGGTCCACGAGGCGCTCGCCCTGGACAACGAGCACCTGCGCACGCTGGCCCGCAACTCCTTCGAGGCGGCCTTCCTCGACCACGACGAGGAGCGCAGGGCGCGTTACCTCTCCGAGGTCGAGGCGTACGCGTTCGACTGA
- a CDS encoding ribonuclease Z, with protein MSARELVVLGTASQVPTRHRNHNGYLLRWDGEGILFDPGEGTQRQMLRAGVAAHDINRICVTHFHGDHSLGLAGVIQRINLDQVPHPVTAHYPASGQHFFERLRYATAYRESVRLTEAPVATDGVLATTDSYTLDSHRLSHPVESYGYRLTEPDTRRMLPDRLAEHGIRGPDVGRIQREGALGAVTLGQVSEHRRGQRFAFIMDTRLCDGVYTLAEGCDMLVIESTFLDEDERLATDHGHLTAGQAARVAKEAGVRHLVLTHFSQRYNDPGLFETQARAAGFEGELTVARDLIRVPVPTRHL; from the coding sequence ATGTCCGCACGAGAACTGGTGGTGCTCGGCACCGCCAGCCAGGTCCCCACCCGGCACCGCAACCACAACGGCTATCTGCTGCGCTGGGACGGTGAGGGCATCCTCTTCGATCCCGGCGAGGGGACCCAGCGCCAGATGCTCCGGGCCGGTGTCGCCGCGCACGACATCAACCGCATCTGCGTCACGCACTTCCACGGCGACCACTCGCTGGGCCTGGCCGGAGTGATCCAGCGGATCAACCTCGACCAGGTCCCGCACCCCGTCACCGCGCACTACCCGGCGAGCGGGCAGCACTTCTTCGAGCGGCTGCGGTACGCGACCGCCTACCGCGAGTCCGTCCGGCTGACCGAGGCCCCGGTCGCCACCGACGGGGTGCTGGCCACCACCGACTCGTACACCCTCGACAGCCACCGGCTCTCGCACCCCGTCGAGTCCTACGGCTACCGGCTGACCGAACCCGACACCCGGCGCATGCTGCCCGACAGGCTCGCCGAGCACGGCATCCGTGGCCCGGACGTCGGCCGGATCCAGCGCGAGGGGGCACTCGGCGCGGTCACCCTCGGCCAGGTCTCCGAGCACAGGCGCGGACAGCGGTTCGCGTTCATCATGGACACCAGGCTCTGCGACGGCGTGTACACGCTCGCCGAGGGCTGCGACATGCTGGTCATCGAGTCGACCTTCCTCGACGAGGACGAACGGCTCGCCACCGACCACGGCCACCTGACCGCCGGACAGGCGGCCCGGGTCGCGAAGGAAGCGGGCGTACGGCACCTGGTGCTGACCCACTTCTCGCAGCGGTACAACGACCCCGGGCTCTTCGAGACCCAGGCCCGCGCCGCCGGGTTCGAGGGCGAACTGACCGTCGCCCGGGACCTGATCCGGGTCCCGGTGCCCACCCGGCACCTCTGA
- a CDS encoding histidine triad nucleotide-binding protein — protein MAGEPQTDCLFCKIVSGDIPATIVRESDTTVAFRDINPQAPTHILVIPKVHYPDAASLAAAEPEIAADVLREAGAVAADEKIDGTGYRLVLNTGSGAGQTVFHAHAHVLGGRGLQWPPG, from the coding sequence ATGGCGGGAGAGCCGCAGACCGACTGCCTGTTCTGCAAGATCGTCTCGGGAGACATCCCGGCGACCATCGTCCGCGAGAGCGACACGACCGTCGCCTTCCGCGACATCAACCCGCAGGCCCCGACGCATATCCTGGTCATCCCCAAGGTGCACTACCCGGACGCCGCCTCGCTCGCCGCCGCCGAACCGGAGATCGCCGCGGACGTGCTGCGCGAGGCCGGAGCGGTCGCCGCCGACGAGAAGATCGACGGCACCGGCTACCGCCTGGTCCTCAACACCGGCTCCGGCGCCGGTCAGACCGTCTTCCACGCGCACGCCCACGTACTGGGAGGCCGCGGCCTCCAGTGGCCCCCCGGATAA